The nucleotide sequence GCCAAGAAACCGAAGGACTGCTGACATTAGCTGAGCTCAATCAAGTCACTAATAAACAAGTCGTGATAGTGCGCGGTAATGGTGGCCGAGAAGATTTAGGCATCATCTTGCAGCAGCGTGGCGCTAAGGTTAGCTTCTGGCAAGTGTATCAAAGAGTATGCCCAGCATTAGCAACAGGCGCGGCTTTAGCTTGGTACCAATTTGGCATAGACACCATAGTTGTTACCAGTGGCGCCGTACTGGAAAACCTTATCACCTTGGTGCCAAAAGAATTATTTCCTTGGCTGCAAGCATGTCATATTATAGTTCCGAGTAACCGAGTCGAACGCCAGGCAATCGCCCTAGGCATGCTAAAGGTCACCAACGCAGGTGGAGCGCATAGCCAAGCCATGATGGCAGCTTTGTAATCATTGCCTTGATGCCTAGCAAATTATTCAATCTAAGCATCAAGGATTGCTTTCATGAAAAAACCACAGGTCGAGAATAGCCCTATGAGTACTGAAGCCGTAGACACTAATGACGCTTCTGCTCAGTCAGATAAACTCGAGCCTAATCATGGAGCCACTCATGAAAGCAGTCATGAACCCAGCCATGAGGTTAGTTCTAAGACTATTTCTGAGGCCAGCAAGGCCACAACTCCCCGCGTGCGAACTCAAGCGACACCCAAAACTAACAAACTGGTATGGCTGGTTTTATTCTTGCTACTGCTGATATCTCTCGGGGCATTAGCAGTTAGCGCTTGGCTATATCAGCAAATCACTCAACAAAAATCTGAATTTATGGCTGAACTGAGTGAGCAGCAAAGTCAATTCCAGCAAGAGTTGAGTGCACCGCAAGCTAAAAT is from Shewanella sp. SNU WT4 and encodes:
- a CDS encoding uroporphyrinogen-III synthase — translated: MKVLLTRPHGRNQDMIDSLTARGIAHLVAPLLAVAEVPASQHLLTKEQVLSSDILIFVSTNAVTFGKQALGQEWPQDKQYFAVGQATWAALKADGIEALQAPLDCQETEGLLTLAELNQVTNKQVVIVRGNGGREDLGIILQQRGAKVSFWQVYQRVCPALATGAALAWYQFGIDTIVVTSGAVLENLITLVPKELFPWLQACHIIVPSNRVERQAIALGMLKVTNAGGAHSQAMMAAL